GAGCCCGGCGACCTACCCGGGCATCGAGCGGGACATCATCCGGACGCTGGGCCGGTCGGGGTGGCTGGACCGCTCCCACGTACGCGACCGGCTGGTCATCCAGAGCTTCGGCGCCGACAGCGTGAAGACGGTGCACGCCCTGCGCCCCGACGTCACGACCGGCTTCCTGGGCACCCCGGCGGTGGCCGACCTGCCCTCGTACGCGGCGTTCACCGATCAGATCAACCCGTCGTACGCGACGATCGGCGCCGACTACGTGGCGGCAGTCCAGCGGCTCAAGGGCGCACACGGCAAGCGTCTGCGGGTGAACACGTGGACGGTCAACAAAGCGGCGGACGCGGTGAAGGCCCGTGACTACGGGGTCGACGGCATCATCACCAACTTCCCCGACGTGGTGCGCGACGCGACGAGCTGACGCGGCGGTGTCGGGCCGCCCCGGCGGAGGGGCGGGCCCGCCCCTCCGCCTTCCGCCCTCCGCCGACGGGCCTGTTCCCGTCGGCCGTCCCGTCGCTGTCAGTGGCGGGTCGTACGGTGGTCGGCATGGACAGCTACGGGGTCGGTGGAGAGCCGACCGTCGAGTGGGACGTCGTGGACAGCGGCATCGGCCCGCTGCTGCTCGCGGCGACCGCGACCGGCCTGGTGAACGTGGCCTTCCACGCCCGCCCCGCCGTCCGGGACGCGGTTCTCGACCGGTTGCGGACCCGGTTCGGCACAGAGCCGGTGGCGGCGCCCGGCTCGGCCCGCCTCGCCGAGCCGATACGCCGGCTCGCGGCGTACTTCGCGGGCGAGCCGCGGGACTTCGATCTCGCTCTGGACTGGTCGCTGACCTCCGGCTTCCACCGCGAGGTGCTCCGCGAGCTGGCGTCCGGCGTGCCCTACGGGACGGTCGTCGGGTACGGCGAACTGGCCGCGCGGGTGGGTCGGCCGGAGGGGGCGCAGGCGGTGGGCGCGGCCATGGGGGCCAACCCGCTGCCGGTGGTCGTGCCGTGCCACCGGGTGGTGGAGAGCGACGGGGGCCTGGGCGGGTTCGGCGGCGGTCTGGAGACCAAACGACAGCTGCTGGCGCTGGAGGGGGTGCTGCCGCAACCACTGTTCTAGGGCCTCTCGTCACACTGCCGTCGTCGCCGGGAGGGCGGCAGTCCGACGACAGTCCCTAGGAGCCGGGCCCGAAGGCCCGGCGGGCTCCGGGTGGTCCCAGGCCTGGCAGCGTCGCGGTCCGGGTCCGGCGGCGTCCGCGGTCGGGCACCGGCGGCCACGTCGGGGCGGTCCTCGCCGAGAGGCCGTTCACCCGCCCGGGTGCACGGTGGCG
This sequence is a window from Streptomyces parvus. Protein-coding genes within it:
- a CDS encoding methylated-DNA--[protein]-cysteine S-methyltransferase — encoded protein: MDSYGVGGEPTVEWDVVDSGIGPLLLAATATGLVNVAFHARPAVRDAVLDRLRTRFGTEPVAAPGSARLAEPIRRLAAYFAGEPRDFDLALDWSLTSGFHREVLRELASGVPYGTVVGYGELAARVGRPEGAQAVGAAMGANPLPVVVPCHRVVESDGGLGGFGGGLETKRQLLALEGVLPQPLF